The DNA segment AAGTCGGCATAGCGCGGGAACTTGAGGCTATCGAAGTAGATGCCGTCGCTGGTACGGTAGGTGTAACCCTTTTCTTCGAGCGTCTTCACCAGGTCGATCTGTTCCTGGATGTGCTGCGTGGCAGGCGTCCAGCGGGTCGGTTCCTGGATGTTGAGGCGGTGCCAGTCAGCCATGAAGGCGTCGGTGTAGAACTTCGCGATGTCCCAGACGGACTTGCCTTCGCGGGCGGCGCCCTTTTCCATCTTGTCGTCGCCGGAGTCGGCGTCGCTGGTGAGGTGGCCCACGTCGGTGATGTTCACGATGTGGTTCACCTTGTAGCCGTAGTATTTGAGCGTACGGACCAGGAAGTCTTCAAAAATGTACGTGCGGAGGTTGCCGATGTGAGCGAAATGGTACACGGTGGGGCCACAACAGTACATGCGCACGGCGGGAACGCCTTCGGGGAGAGTGAATACTTCTTTCTTGCGCGATGCGGTGTTGTAGAACTGTAGAGCCATTTTAGCCTCCGGTTAGTTGATTTGGCGCGGAATGCACCAAGCGGGAGCAAATTTAGCAAAAGGCGAACGCAATGGCAAAATCATGAAGCCACAAAGAAAGAAAAAAGCGTGATAACCGTCATGTATCAAGCCACTTAAAAAAGTTTTTTCAAAAACCTGTTGTATTGGCTTCAACGGAAACTTCGCCGGAACGGAGGCCCGTTGTGGGTTTAAAATCTATGAATCTATATTACATAGAAAGAGGAGTTCCCTATGAAATTTTTGAAATTGCCAGTAATGGCTGCATCTGCAGCCCTGATTGTTATGGCTTGTTCCGACGAAAGTTCAACTGTGCAACCCGACACTGGGGCAATTATCCCTGCACAACAATCTTCCAGTAGTGAAGTTATCGGTAATGAAGTTGTCAACAATGGCTCTTCCAACTCTAGCAACGCAGTTTCCGGAAACGACATTCCAAACAACGGTGTTTCCAGTTCTGGCAATACGGAGCCGGCCAACCAGGTTCCGAACAACGGAACGTCAAGTTCCGGCGTTCAGATTCC comes from the uncultured Fibrobacter sp. genome and includes:
- a CDS encoding class I tRNA ligase family protein, giving the protein MALQFYNTASRKKEVFTLPEGVPAVRMYCCGPTVYHFAHIGNLRTYIFEDFLVRTLKYYGYKVNHIVNITDVGHLTSDADSGDDKMEKGAAREGKSVWDIAKFYTDAFMADWHRLNIQEPTRWTPATQHIQEQIDLVKTLEEKGYTYRTSDGIYFDSLKFPRYAD